CTCGTGGTATGGCTTGCCGCCCGTCTCGGTAGATGGGGTCGTGTGCGCACCGCCGGAGTGCTGTTTGCCACCCAGATGTCTAACGCGGGCAATGCTGGCCTTCCCTTGGCCTTCTTCGCCTGGGGGCAGCCAGGCCTCAATGCGGCGGTCGGGTTTTTCGCGATCTATGCCGTACTCGTGGCCTTGCTGTCCGTCTACATCGGCGCACGCGCCGGCACCAGTTCGGCCAATCCTGCCCGGGCGTTGCTGCGACAACCGGTGACGTATGCCATTATTGTGGGGCTGCTCTTGAATCTCCTTGGGGTCACCCTGCCAAGCCCGATCGCGAAGGCGGCCCAGATTCTTGCGAACGGCTCGATCTCGATGTTTTTGCTCCTCATAGGATTACAACTCGCAGAGGTGCAGCTCGGGGTAGAGTTTCGTGAGATCGCCTTCGCTACGGTTGTCCGACTTTTGGTTGCTCCGATTCTGGCATGGGTCAGTGCGCCGGTCCTTGGGCTCGAGGGAGTCGTCCGGCAGACGAGCATCCTGCTGGCCAGCCTGCCAACGGCCGTCAGTGCGGCGGTCTGGGCAACGGAGTTTGGAACCGACCCCGCGCTGGTCAGCAGCGTTGTCGTCGTCACGACGCTCTTGAGTGTCATCACCATCACAGGCTTGCTCGTCTTGCTGCGGTGACGTCTGGAAGCACGCGATAACCGCCCCGCGGGCCTCTCTCGTCTCCTCCCCTGCCGCGGCGTATGCCGGTCCACGTACTGCGAAAAAGGGGCCGACTTCAAGGAACGCTAATTGGAGTTGAGGAGGTGGACCAATGCGACTGCTGACCTTTTCGGCCCGAGGGCAGACGAGGCTGGGCGCCGAAGCGGGGGCGTGGGTGATCGACCTCAACCGGGCCGGCCATGAGTACTTCGGCGCGCAGGGAGGGCCCCGGGCGGCGGGCCAGGCAGATACGTGGCTCCCGCCCTCGATGAAGGAGTTCTTGGCGGGCGGAAACGACGCCATGGCCGCCGCCGGAGAAGCGGCCCGGCACATTCACACCCTTCTCAACGATCCCCCAGAGGCCGCGCGCATCCAGCGGGATGGAATCGCCTGGCGATCGGACGACGTCCGGCGGCTCCCGCCCGTCCCGGATCCGCCGAAGATCCTCTGTGTCGGTCGCAACTACGCGGAGCACGCGAGAGAAGGCGGGGCTGAACCGCCGGAGCTCCCCATCATCTTCGGACGGTTTCCGCACAGCCTGCTGGGACCGGGGGAGGCGTTCGTGCTCCCCACGGTGAGCCCGCAGGTCGACTTCGAAGGCGAGCTCGTCGCGGTGATCGGCCGGCGAGGCCGCGGGATTCCGGAGGCACACGCGCTCGACTACGTCGCCGGGTACACCATCTTCAACGACATCTCGATCCGGGACTTCCAGCGGCGCACCTCGCAGTGGATGGTCGGCAAAAACTTTGATCGCAGCGGCCCCCTCGGACCGGCGCTCGTCACCCGGGACGAGATCCCCGACCCGCAGAACCTGACGCTGACTGTGGACGTGAGCGGCGAGCGGATGCAGGAGGCGCACACCGGAATCATGATCTTCGGCGTCGCGCACCTCATCGCGTACGTCTCGCAGGCGCTGACCCTGGAACCCGGCGACCTCATCGCCACCGGGACACCGAGCGGGGTTGGGTTTGCCCGGAAACCCCCGCGGTGGCTGCGCGCGGGGGATATCGTGCGGGTCTCGATCAGTCAGCTCGGCGTGCTCGAAACGCCGATCGTGTCCGCCTGAGGACCGGCTGATGTTCCACTAACGCCGGGCCGGGTGAGAAGGAGAGAACGACCGTGATCAAGCGAATCGGAGTGTTGACGGGCGGCGGGGACGTCCCCGGGCTCAACGCCGCCATCCGGGCGGTCGTGAGACGGGCCGAGACGAAGCAGTTCGAGGTGGTCGGCATACGCGATGGCTGGCGGGGGCTCATCGACGACGACACCCTCATGCTCTCTCGGGACGCCGTGTCGGGGATCCTGCCGAAGGGCGGCACGATACTGGGCACGTCCCGGACCAATCCGATGAAGGCGAAAGACGGGATGGCGCGGATCAAGGCCACACTCGCCCGCCACCGGATCGATGCCCTGGTGGCGATCGGGGGCGATGACACCCTCGGGGCAGCGGCCCGCCTGAGCCAGGACGGCATTCC
This DNA window, taken from bacterium, encodes the following:
- a CDS encoding fumarylacetoacetate hydrolase family protein, yielding MRLLTFSARGQTRLGAEAGAWVIDLNRAGHEYFGAQGGPRAAGQADTWLPPSMKEFLAGGNDAMAAAGEAARHIHTLLNDPPEAARIQRDGIAWRSDDVRRLPPVPDPPKILCVGRNYAEHAREGGAEPPELPIIFGRFPHSLLGPGEAFVLPTVSPQVDFEGELVAVIGRRGRGIPEAHALDYVAGYTIFNDISIRDFQRRTSQWMVGKNFDRSGPLGPALVTRDEIPDPQNLTLTVDVSGERMQEAHTGIMIFGVAHLIAYVSQALTLEPGDLIATGTPSGVGFARKPPRWLRAGDIVRVSISQLGVLETPIVSA
- a CDS encoding AEC family transporter is translated as MLLIAAVGYTLGRTHVVQAHFLTALSVQVLIPALVFYALTTSTLPRTAFAQISGFIVLQFFVLALVVWLAARLGRWGRVRTAGVLFATQMSNAGNAGLPLAFFAWGQPGLNAAVGFFAIYAVLVALLSVYIGARAGTSSANPARALLRQPVTYAIIVGLLLNLLGVTLPSPIAKAAQILANGSISMFLLLIGLQLAEVQLGVEFREIAFATVVRLLVAPILAWVSAPVLGLEGVVRQTSILLASLPTAVSAAVWATEFGTDPALVSSVVVVTTLLSVITITGLLVLLR